The Halotia branconii CENA392 region GTTGCTGACCCCACTCCAGCAGCTGGAGAAATAGTCATGCAAGTACGGACAGCTACAACTTGTGGTACAGATTTAAAAGTCTGGCGGCGTGGTGGTCATGCCAAAATGCTAAAGCCGCCGACATTGTTTGGTCACGAGGCCGCAGGACAAATTGTAGCATTAGGAACAGGTGTTAATGGTTGGCAAATAGGCGATCGCATTGTGGCAAATAATTCTGCACCATGCATGGAGTGCTTTTTTTGTCAACATGAAGAATATTCGTTATGCCCAAATTTAACTTGGAATAACGGGACTTTTGCCGAATACCTGAAAATTCCTGCACCGATAGTACCACATAATTTATTGCGAGTTTCTGATGAGTTGCCGTGGGAATTGGCAGCGATGACTGAACCTTTAGCTTGTGTATTGCATGGTATAGCTCGTTCTAATATCAAACCTCAAGACAGAGTAGTTGTGTTGGGGGATGGAGCCATTGGGCTGATGTTTGTCGCGGCCTTAGCTGATAGCGTTGAAGTGTTACTTTGGGGGGGAAATGACCAAAGATTAGAAATTGGTCAAAAACTCGGTGCAGCTAAGATTTTTAACTATCATCAAATCCCGGACATTCCCAATGTCGTCAAAGAACTCACCCAAGGCTGGGGTGCAGATGTGGTGATTGAAGCTACTGGTGTACCTAGCGTTTGGGAAATTGCGATCGCTTGTGCGCGTCCTGGTGCTACTGTCAACTTATTCGGTGGTTGTCCTAGAGATACCACTATTACAGTCAATACAGAACAGCTGCACTACAGCGAACTTACCCTTAAAGGTGTGTTTCACAATACTCCCAAATATGTGCGGGCGGCGCTGTCCCTAATAGCTAGTCGTAAAATACCTTTAGAATTACTCATCAGTGAACAGCGCAGGCTAAAGGACTTAGAACAAGTGTTTTGTGACATGAAAACACGGAAGGTAATTAAGGTAGCAATGATTCCTTAGTTTTCCATAGATGAAGCCTTGTTAGCCTTAACCAACGTAACCAAGTTTGCGCCGGTTGCTCAAAGAACGTAAAAATATCACCGTAACCCAAGCTAGTTTTGTGATGGTGTAACCAATGCCTCTCAGGAGTAGTAATAAATAAAAACTGGCATAAAATATTCACTAACTTTGGAGTTTGCCAACCTAAAACACTTATATGTCTCCACCAAACATGAAACTGACCAAGTAATAATCCACAAATCACACCGATGGGAGACAAAGACCATAGAAGTACAGCCATAATTAAATAAGGTAATGCTCCCAGTATCCCATCTAAAATCACCTGAGGGTTAAATGTCAAAATAGCATAGTGGCGGAAATCTTTTTTCCAAGAGTGATGTGTTCTCAGGTGGAGGCTACCAAAAACATGCTCAGGTACGTGGTAGCAGAAGGTGGATAGGAAATCGCCAAAAAATAGTAATAGCCAAGCAACAGCTATAGCCTCAAGCATTTATAATCCTCACGTCCAGTCAGAAAACTCCACAAAAAAATGCTAGGTGCTTAGACACCTAATGTTTAGACTCTGTAAGCAGCTACTGTGCAGCTAGTTCGGCTCAAAGTCTTAAGTAATTTGGATAGTTGCAGTTTCATGAATCTACAATCCTTAATTTAGGAAACAGCAACTTGTGGAAGTTTCTAATCTGGTTTTTTGCTTTAAATTGATACATCTAATTACCAATAGGTATACCGTATTTTTTTGTCTTTACCTCATCATGTTCTTACGAAGACATACAGTATAAGCAAAGGTTGAGTTAAAAATAGTACAAATTTAGGTTAAGGTATTACCCAAAATTATTTAATGATTGAGCAAAAAAGGCAGAAGAAAGCAAGGGTTTGAATTGACTCCTAATACGGTTTCTGTTATTAATTCTGGCACACCTTCTAAATAATCATTTAATTAAATTGATACACGATCGCAGTTGGATAAAGTGAAAGTGCGATCGCAGCAATCTTCTAAATAAAACTAAAATAGATAACAAAACAACAGTCACAATCAACTATGTCAACTACTATCACTGATATTGGCACTCTTATTACTCGCCACCCTGGAATACATGGGGGCTGTCCGATTATTGCTGGAACTGGTGTCACAGTGCGACGAATTGCTATCTGGTATAAACAAGGTTACAGTCCAGAAGAAATTGCCGATCAGATTGGTCATTTAACATTAGGACAGGTTTATGCAGCTTTGACGTATTATCATATCAATCGCGAAGAAATCGATGCTGACATTGCCTACGAAGAAGCAGAAGGTGATCGCATAGAGGCATTACACAAAGCTAAAAAGTTAGGATGAGCCAAATTCGCTTATACATGGATGAGGATTCTACCGGACGTTCTCTAAGGTTGGCTTTGCAAAATCGGGGTGTAGATGTAATCACAACTCTAGGTGTAAACCGATTAAAATATTCTGATGAAGAACAATTAATTTGGGCAAGGTCGCAAAATCGCGTTTTATATAGTTCTAACATTCGAGATTTTTATAGTTTACACACAGCTTTCTTGACTCAAGAACAACATCACTCAGGAATGATTTTAGTACAGCAGCAATGTTATTCAATCGGAGAACTGATGCGTGGTATTTTGAAATTAGTTGCAGCTAAATCAGCAAAGTCAATGGAAAATCAAGTAGAGTTTCTTAGCACTTGGATCGGGGAATAAACGTAATATTATAGTCTATTCTTGCATACTTTGAACAGTCATGCGATCGCACTTTATTGACCAGCAACTTTTAGAACGATCGCACAGTATGATATTTGTAATCTGCTACAAATCGTATTTATTAGCTTGGCGATCGCAGCTGTAGTATTTGATAACGACCTAAAGCAATTAAAGGAAAATATTGTTGATAAAAATGATATTTGAGATAAAAATGACTAGGAAAACCAGTACCTGTAAAGTCTGCTTCATACCAAGTACCATCGGGCTGTTGAGTTGTTAAAAGGTAGCTAATTCCTCGTTCAATAACTTCAAGAGGTAATTTGCCAATTGCTTCACCAGCAGCTATCAGACCGATTAAAGCCCAAGCTGTTTGGGATGCAGTGCTGCGTCCTTGCCCTTTGAGACTGCGATCATCATAGCTGCGGCAAGTCTCACCCCAACCACCATCTGAATTTTGACATTTTATTAACCAATTAGCTCCTCGTTCTATACTGACATGATGTCTTTGAGGTTCAATTAAAGCTAGAGCTGATAAAACGCCACTTGTACCATAGATGTAATTAACACCCCAGCGCCCAAACCAACAACCTTCAGTTTCTTGCTCACCCAAAAGATAGGCAAGGGCGCGCTCTAGGTTTGCAGTATCAATTGTCAGGTTACAAGCACCGAGCATTTCTAGTACTCTGGCGGTAACATCTGCGGTATTCGGGTCAATCATGGCTTTCAAATCGCCATAAGGTACAGAGTTGAGCCAATCTTGATCATTATCCAAATCAAAAGCTGCCCAACCACCTAGTTTACACTGCATGGATGCAATCCAATTTAAAGCGCGGGCGATCGCAGCTTGTTTGAGTTTTTCGTTAGGAAGTTTCGCTACATCTAAAGCCATCACAACCACAGCTGAGTCATCCACATCTGGATAAAAGCGATTGTCAAACTCAAACGCCCAAGCACCGGGTTTTCCTTGGTGATTTTTCACAGTCCAGTCGCCATAGTCGAGAATTTGCTTTTGCAGCAACCATTCTCCAGCTTGCACAATCGCCGGATGATCTGACGGCAAGCCAGATTCTACCAAAGCCCGAATCACCCAAGCCGTATCCCATACAGGCGAAACACAAGGCTGAACTCGGTAACTATCTGCTGTTTCAATGGCAAAATTATCAATTGCTTGCAAACCTCGTTCGACAATTGGGTCATTGACGTTGTAACCCAAACACCGCAAAGCTAACATAGAATTGAGCATGGCTGGAATAATTCCACCCCAATCGCCTGTAGCTTCTTGACGTTCTAAAATCCACTTTTCGGCAGCTTTAATGCCTTCGTTGCGGAATGGCACTAAATTTAAAGTTTCTGCTAACTTAAATCCTTGATCGAGAGTTAAAAATAAATCAGTCCAATTGTTACTGCGGGATAATTCATACTGGACTCGATCAATACTTTCAACATATAGTTCATCTAAATTAATCGTTGGTGCGGTGAGAAAAATAGGTTTGCGATCGCATACAATCAGCAACGGTACAGTACTAGAACGCGCCCAGCTAGACATTTCGTAGATATTGAAGAAAAAAGCTGGGGGTAAAAGCATTATCCAAGGAGGTAGGGAGGGAATGCCACGCCAGTCATAGCAGCCAATCAAGGCGAGGTGCAATTTAGTAAAAATGCGAGTTTTGCTGATGCCGCCTCGTTGGAGAATAAAGTCTCGCGCTTTGATCATCGCTGGATCATTTGCCGATACACCCAGCAGCCTCAACGCCATGTAAGCCTCAACCGAGGTACTTAGTTCTCCACCGTCATCATAAAAAAGTTCCCAGCCCCCATGCTGCCGTTGTTGAGAACGCAGATATGTAATAACTTTGTGCAGAGGTCTAGCTTGGTCTGTTCCCCAAATTTTATGCAGCAGGACAACCTCAGCAGTAATGGTGACATTAGACTCTAACTCTGCCCACCAGTAACCTGCTGGATACTGAGTCGAAAGTAGATATTGTTGACTAGTGGCGATCGCTGCCGCGACTTGATTGACTGTTACCCTGTCTTGTGTTTGCATCAACTAAAGGATAAAGTGTGAAGTATTAATGAAACATACCACGCTCAGTAGATCATCAAAAACAACACTTCGACTGCGCTCAGTGCATCGCTGACAACTGACCCGCGTAGCGTAAAGTAAAATCATGTATTCAATCGGCTTTTTGATGGCTAAAAGAGCCTAAAATTTTAAAGTCTTCCCTTAAGCAGCATCTCCATATAAATCAAGTGAGGTATTAATGAACTGGATTAAAGTTCTTTCTCAAGACGAACTACCACTTAATGAACGCAAAGTAGTAAAAGTTGAACAGCATAATATTTTACTACTTAACCATAATAACCAAATCTATGCAGTAGAAAATTCCTGTCCTCACATGAAGCTACCGATGAAGAAAGGTAAAATTACAGAGGATGGAGCAATTATCTGTCCTTTTCATCGTAGCGCTTTTGACTTGTCCACTGGTAATGTCAAAGAATGGAGTACTTTTCCTCCAGGTATCGGCAAGGTATTGGGTGTAATTTCTCAAGAAAAGCCACTACCAGTTTTTCCTACGCGTCTACAGGAAGGAAGTATTTGGGTGGAGTTGTAATATAGCAGTCCTAAATCATGAACAACAAGATCCCCGACTTCTTTAAGAAGTCGGGGATCTGAGCCTCTCACTTTGCATAGAAATACGGCGCTTAATGAAAGCCTAAAATTTCAGAAATAGCCGCAACAATATCTAAATAAAAGTTACCTTTCACTGCCCGAAATAACTCAAATTTGGAGCCAGGCGCACCAAAAAAAGGTCTGAGAAACCATCCTAACTGCATACCCACAAAGCCATAAAGCAATAACCATGATCTTAAAATAGTGGTGCGGGTTTTTTTGCCAACTTCCTCTTGTTGAGAAAGTAACTGCATTCCTTCATAAAGAAATTTCACACCAAAGATGCCTGTAATGGCAAAAATTAATACATTTAACAGTTTAAAAAATTGATAAGAATCTGGGGTAGTGATCAGAAAAAATAGTGTAACTGGTGCCAAGCTGAATAAAAGCACACTAATTACTGATACCGATGTGAGTAATACAGCAAAATGTTGTTGAATACTGCTTCGAGAACCAAATAAAACACTAAAAAAGAACAAAGTGGGAAAACAAATAATCAGTGTTAACAAATAGAATGCTGGTAACTTAATAGCGCCAGATAAAGCTTGCGCCCAACTGTGAGATGCACCAATAATGATGCCATAGAGTGCAAAGAAAATAGAACTAGAAACAAACAGGGAACTAATTTTATTTTGTAATCTTATTTCTTGACGGATTTCTTCTAAAAATCCCTGGCGATCGCGTAGTAAACTAATTAAGACGTGGAAGTGTCGAATTTTGTAAGATTTTTTTTCTAACATGACAATTTGATATTTATTTGCTGTTATGTAAATTTGGATTTATGAACGAAATCCTAAAAGATAGGTAATAGCTTGAATCACGCTTAAATAAAAATTGCCCTCTCTTTCTCGAAATAATTCAAACACAGAACCAGGTGTACCAAAAAACGGTCTGAGAGTCCATCCTAGTTGACTACCGACAAAAGCATAAAGAAATAACCAAAATTGTAAGATTTTCTTACGGGTTTTGCTACCTTCATCTTCTTGTTCTAAAACTAGATTAGTTGCCTGATATAAAGCAGAAATACCAATAAATCCTGTTAAAGCGAAAATAAATACATTTAATAAAATTAAAAATTGGTAATTATTGGTGGTAATTAAGAAAAATAATGTAATTGGGGCAAAGCTAAATAAAAGAACGCTAGTCACTGAAACCGCAGTTAATACTAAAGCAAAATGTTGACTAAAAGTGCGTTTTGAACCAAAAATTATATTAGCAAAGTACAATGTTGGTAAACAAATTAATAAAGTGATTAAATACAAAGCCGGTAGCTTAATAGCGGAAGCTAAAGCTTGCATCCAGCTATGATATGCTCCAATAATTCCGCCATAAATGGCAATAAATAAAGAACTACAAACCAGCAAAGAAATAATCTTATTTGGTAATCTGATATCTTGACGGATTTCTTCTAAAAATCCCTGGCGATCGCGTAGTAAGCCAATCAGCACAGCAAAGTATTTTATACCTACAGATTTACGTTCCATCATATTATCCTCACACCGTTATGATTCAAGTTTCATCCACATAATCACAGCCAGAACCAAACTTCCAAGCATCAATTAAACGATGCCAATAATATTGTTGTTCTTTTGGTTGGTTCTTAATCCATGTTTCTAGCATTGGGCTTAACCAAAACAAGGCAGTATAAATACTTAAATTACCATAATGCACCATCCAATCGAGTAAACTTGCCAAACCTACCTGGGGAATGATCTTGGTAACTAATCCTGGATGAGAAAAACCAGTTTTTAAAAGTGTTTGTGTTAAAGGCGAAAACTGTACAACATCTTGCAAAAAAGGTTTAAGTACTGGTGTGCCTAGTTGTTGCATTTCTGCAAACACTGCTGCAAGTAGTTGGTTAATCTGATCTGGATCAATCTTTTGATTGACACCAACACTCATCGCTTTTTGAAATAACCAAGTAACAGTCAAACTTGGTTGATAAGGTTGTAGTAGTGCCAATGCTTTTGTAGATACTTGATTTGTTTCTAACGCTTCTTGAATACCCAAAGTTAGGCGCTTAAGGTGACGCACCATCGCCCCAAAACCACCAAAACTCAACGGAGATTGACTACCACTACTATCTCCCACTGGCAGAATACGATTCCAAGGGGTTTTGAGTGGACTTTGGCGATAAGTAGGAAAAAAGCCAAATAACGCCCGTTGAAAATGCAACTGGCTCAGTTCCACACCCTGATATTCTGGTAACAGACACAGATATTCCTCAAATAGTTCTGCTAAACTCAAACGTTGCGGATGTGCATCCATGTAAGTAAACAAGTAAGTAGTTCTACCATCTCTGGCGGGGAAGGCTTCCCAGAAGTATTGACACTGATTCTGTAAAGATGTAAACGATAACAACAAATCGCCTGAGTTATTTTCCGGAAATCCTTGGGCGCAACTTCCCACTACTAGACAAAGGGCATCTGGTTGTTTGCCTTGGCGTGCTTGCCGGGTGATGGGAGAAAAATGTCCCATCGCATCAATTAACAACTCACCTGTAAATTGGTTATTTACTATCACCCCATTGGGATGAATTACTGCCTCAGCAAAGGGTGTTTTTTCTAACAATTCTCCCCCAGCAGCCAAAAATTTGTTCTTTAATGTAGCCAGTAAATAAACTGGATCTACACCAATATTTAAGACATCTTCTACCCAAACTTCCGTGTTATTATTGAAGCTAACTCTTGCTGGATTGTATTGAGTGGCGATCGCTTGTTGCAATTCGGTATCTGTTAGCAAGTTCAATTCCAAAAATACCTCTAACTCTTGGCGGGAAATATTCCACTCTTGCTCTCTTCCTTGCAGAATACCTTTTTCCATCAACGCTACTCGTAGCCCTTGTACCGCTAAGGCACAACCAATTAAAATGCCTAAAGTCCCACCGCAAATAATCACATCCCACTCTACAGAATCTAAAGGCTGCTGACTTGCCTGAATTACTGTAGGTACTGGTGCTGTATTTTCTCTAATAGATGTTAATAGGCGATTGCCTTGGTGCAACCCCCCCAAAACATCACCTGGTAATTGTGAAAGAATTTTTTGAGTTAAGGAACTAGACATAAAACATTAATTCCAGCAAAGTTACTCTTCTTAATCGTATCTTTACTAAACAAAGTTTGAAGTCTAAATGATGTTCGCGTCACATCTCAGTAAAAGACGGATAAAAAATCGGTTCGCTATACCATAATAGAGGAAATTTTTCGAGTCTTTAAACTCAATATTTTCTCAAAAATTTTTGCACTCTTCTTACTCAAACACACCAGCTTTTAGCTTTATGAGGTGGAATAATTTCATACTTTATACTTTATGCTTCAATTAACTCGATTTCATGTCGTAATCTTTAGATAACACCTTGATATCTTTATCAAAAATTCATCAATTATGGTTTGTACTTAAGTAGAGTTTCATGTTAGTTTATATTTAAGCAAATTTTATACTTTACTTTATAATTAATTCATGAAAAATTTATCTAAACACTAAACAGTTAATTGAGTTATTTAGTATTTAGATAATGTTTTCTATTTCCAGGAAATACAGTTTATTTTTAATGAAAATAAATGTACCAAGCGAGAGATGTTTAGTTAAAAGCAGTTCGGTAAAAGTTATCTAGCATCTAAAAACTTTGAAATTAAAGTATAACTAACTACTAATTTTGTAGGATATTACCATGAAAATTGCTTTTATAGTTGGAGGTTTTCCCGTATTATCAGAAACTTTTGTAATTAATCAAGTAATAGGATTAATCGAACGTGGTCATGAGGTTGACATTTATGGTATACCACCAGCTATTGATTCTTCTAAAGTTCATCCAGATGTGGAAAAGTATAACCTGCTGGCTCACACCCATTATCCACCAACAATTTCTAAAAACTATTTATGGCGCATCCTCAAAGGTATAGGATTAATTATTAAAAATTTTCATAAATCTCCTTTGGTTATTCTGCGATCGCTTAACTTGTTTTATGGAAAACGAGCAATTTCTTTGCGGTTGCTGTACTCAGTGATGCAGTTATTAGAAGCTCAACCTTATGATATTATCCACTGCCAGTTCGGGACTTATGGTCTAGAAGGAATGATTTTGCGTGACATTGGGGCTATCCAAGGAAAGTTAATTACTACGTTTCGAGGTTATGATATCAGTCTGTTTATTCAGCAGCGTGGAAAACATGTTTATGACTCCCTATTTGCGAAAGGAGATTTTTTTCTAGCGAATTGCGAGTTTTTTAAGAAAAAAGCCATCAAACTAGGTTGTGATCCCAAAAAAATTGTCGTGCATGGTTCGGGAATAGATAGTAGCCGCTTTCCCTTTCAACTAAGATATCCTCGTCCGGATGGTAAAATCCGTATTGCGACAACTGGTCGTCTTGTTGAAAAAAAAGGGATAGAATATAGCATTCGTGCTGTTGCAAAAGTGTTAAAGATTTATCCAAATGTAGAATATACAATTATTGGCGATGGTTGTTTAAAAGAAGATTTGCAACAGCTAATTAATTCCTTGAATATTGCTAATAAAGTGAAACTTTTGGGTTGGAAAAACCAAGTAGAAATCATTGAAATTCTCAATAATTCTGATATATTTGTGGCTGCCAGCGTTACAGGTAAAGATGGAAACCAAGATGCTCCAGTTAATACTTTAAAAGAAGCAATGGTTATGGGCTTACCAGTTATAGCTACTCTTCATGGTGGTATACCTGAACTTGTTAAAGACGGTATCTCTGGTTTTTTAGTTCCAGAGAAAGATAGCGATGCGATCGCTGAAAAATTAATTTACCTCATCGAGCATCCAGAAATTTGGTCACAAATGGGTCAAGCCGGACGAACTTATGTAGAATCTCACTATGACATGAATAAGCTAAGTGATGAGCTAGTGCAAATTTATCAACAAGTAGTGATGAGTAGCTCACATTATCAAGAACTAGTATTAAATTCAACAGGAAGTTATGAAGCCATAAACTAAATTTTCTAGTTTAACTGAATTAATTGAAAATTATACAAGGAGACTGATTAAGATTATGAACTCATCAGCGATCGCAGCCCCAGAAGTGACAATAATTGTTGCTCCACGGGAGCGTTTTAGTCATAGCCGTGAATCCCTAGAAAGTATTTATGAACATACTAAATACCCTTTTAAATTAATTTATATAGATGGAGGTTCCCCGCGTCACATCAAAGATTATCTAGCACAACAAGCCCAGCAAAAACAATTTCAACTAATACGCACCGATTATTATCTTTCTCCAAACCGCGCTAGAAACCTTGGTCTGCGTCAAGTCACAAGCAAGTATGTTGTTTTCATTGATAATGACGTAGTAGTTAGTCCCGGCTGGCTTCAGCCTCTAGTCGAATGTGCCGAAGAAACAGATGCAATGATAGTTAGCCCTCTAATCTGTCAAGGTACACCTTTGCATGAAGAAGTGCATTGTGCGGGTGGAGAATCTGGAGTTTTAGTGGAAACCAAAGGCGAAACCACAAGACGACGGATAATTGAAAAAATTTATAAGCAAGGTCGCAAAATAGCAGATGTGCGCCCCCAACTGCAACGGCACAAAACCGGATTAGCAGAGTTTCATTGCATGATGGTACGTACAGACTTATTTCAGCAAATTGGTCTTTTAGATGAGGAACTACTGAACACAAAAGAACATGTTGATTTGTGCATATTAGTATCTGAAATTGGTGGTACAGTTTATCTGGAACCTAAATCTCTAATGACTTATGTGACAGGGCAACCATTGGAGTTAACAGATATAAGTTACTATATGTTGCGTTGGAGCGATGCCTGGGAATTAAAAAGTCTCAAACGCTTACGCGACAAGTGGAACCTAACCGAAGATGAGTACTTTAAAAACAAGTACAAACGGTTAGGGTGGAGGCGAAATATGACAATCATCAATCCCCTTGCGCGTAAATTGCCCATCGGTAAGTTTGGCTCACGGGCAACTGGAAAAGTTTTATTTTTTATAGATAAAGCAGTCAACCGTTTTGTGACCACTCGTTATGCTCAAAAGCACTTGCCAAGTCTCCAAAATCAAGACTCATAAAAACTGGCGCAATCTACAATTACAGCATCATCATGTAGTTGATGAGATGCTAACCCACCAAGAATAGTAGCTTACCAAACACGACTTTTATTTAGAAGTTGTAGTAAAAGTAAACTTTATTTTCATAAACAACAACTCCTTGACTCAGCCAAGAATACAAATTTCTCATGAGCGCGATCAAAAATGAAATTTTAGCAAAAAATGAAAAATTTTTGCCTGCCCAAGACTCTAAACCTAGGATGCGGCCTCATCGACGACAGTTCGTCGTAGGGTCAAAAGCCTTTCGCGCCTATGAAGATTGGCAGTCTCATCAACTTGATGCATCTACCTGGGTTTCTTACTGTGCCGAACTCCGTGCTGACTGGGTGAGTGATGCCGATGGTATCGAATGGATGCTTTTGGGACTCGCCGTAGAAACACTTGAATCTCAAGCAGACCCTTTAATAGAAATTGCCCGGACGGCAAGCGCTGATGTACCAGACCTTTACGCTAGCTGGGCAGGTCGCTGGGTCTTAATTGGTCGTAGTGAAATACACATGGACGCTAGTGGCTTGCTAGGCTGCTTTTACGGTACGACATCCAACAAACAAATGTGGGTATCCAGCAGTTCGGTTCTGCTGACTAAAATACTTTCGCCCAATGCTCCGCCCGCAGTAGTTCCTGAAACCTTGCATTATGAAGCCGGAATCTCGTGGTTTCCACCTCCTTATTCCCACTTTGTAGGAATAAGTCGGCTGTTACCGAGCCAAGTTATTGAACTTAAAACAGGCAGTATTAGATCGCGATCGCTGATGCCGCCGATTGATCCTTCTCTTGGCTATGACAAAACTTTAGAGCTTTTTAAAAATAGCTTAATCACAGCACTCAAAAGGCTACCTACTGAAGAAAACGAATTATGGTTGGGGTTGACAGGTGGTATAGACTCACGACTTTTGTTTGCTATAGCCCATTATGCTGGCATTAAGATTATCCCTTTTACCCGTATTAGTGCCAGAATGTCACTTGGCGATCGCTTGCTACCGCCCAAATTGGCACAAGAACTAGGGTACAAACACATCTACCTGCAAAGACAAAAGAGTAATTTTGACCGTCAGCCCTTAGTCACCGAACATACTGGAGGTCATGTATCAGTTGGTGATGCTGAACCCTTTATCCAAAGTGTACGGGATCACCTCAAAGGAATCTCTGTCGGTGGCTGGTGCTTTGAAACAGGCAAAGCACTTTTTCGTGATTTATTACCTGATACTTTTGATGATCCGAAAATTTGCGCTCGACAAATCGCCCAACTATTTGGAGAGCCAGTCGATTCAGTCATGACGCAAAAGATCCGCGATTGGCTAGAATTAATTCAAAAAACCCCACAGGAACACTTAGATTGGCGGGATCGATTTTTTATCGAGCAACGCTTAGGAGGCTGGCAAAGTTCTAAAGAACAGTTATACGACCTGACTAAAGTTGAAAGAGTTCCTATTATCAATGCT contains the following coding sequences:
- a CDS encoding zinc-dependent alcohol dehydrogenase is translated as MLAALLYGQEDLRLEQVADPTPAAGEIVMQVRTATTCGTDLKVWRRGGHAKMLKPPTLFGHEAAGQIVALGTGVNGWQIGDRIVANNSAPCMECFFCQHEEYSLCPNLTWNNGTFAEYLKIPAPIVPHNLLRVSDELPWELAAMTEPLACVLHGIARSNIKPQDRVVVLGDGAIGLMFVAALADSVEVLLWGGNDQRLEIGQKLGAAKIFNYHQIPDIPNVVKELTQGWGADVVIEATGVPSVWEIAIACARPGATVNLFGGCPRDTTITVNTEQLHYSELTLKGVFHNTPKYVRAALSLIASRKIPLELLISEQRRLKDLEQVFCDMKTRKVIKVAMIP
- a CDS encoding fatty acid hydroxylase — its product is MLEAIAVAWLLLFFGDFLSTFCYHVPEHVFGSLHLRTHHSWKKDFRHYAILTFNPQVILDGILGALPYLIMAVLLWSLSPIGVICGLLLGQFHVWWRHISVLGWQTPKLVNILCQFLFITTPERHWLHHHKTSLGYGDIFTFFEQPAQTWLRWLRLTRLHLWKTKESLLP
- a CDS encoding DUF433 domain-containing protein, with product MSTTITDIGTLITRHPGIHGGCPIIAGTGVTVRRIAIWYKQGYSPEEIADQIGHLTLGQVYAALTYYHINREEIDADIAYEEAEGDRIEALHKAKKLG
- a CDS encoding DUF5615 family PIN-like protein, whose amino-acid sequence is MSQIRLYMDEDSTGRSLRLALQNRGVDVITTLGVNRLKYSDEEQLIWARSQNRVLYSSNIRDFYSLHTAFLTQEQHHSGMILVQQQCYSIGELMRGILKLVAAKSAKSMENQVEFLSTWIGE
- the shc gene encoding squalene--hopene cyclase; amino-acid sequence: MQTQDRVTVNQVAAAIATSQQYLLSTQYPAGYWWAELESNVTITAEVVLLHKIWGTDQARPLHKVITYLRSQQRQHGGWELFYDDGGELSTSVEAYMALRLLGVSANDPAMIKARDFILQRGGISKTRIFTKLHLALIGCYDWRGIPSLPPWIMLLPPAFFFNIYEMSSWARSSTVPLLIVCDRKPIFLTAPTINLDELYVESIDRVQYELSRSNNWTDLFLTLDQGFKLAETLNLVPFRNEGIKAAEKWILERQEATGDWGGIIPAMLNSMLALRCLGYNVNDPIVERGLQAIDNFAIETADSYRVQPCVSPVWDTAWVIRALVESGLPSDHPAIVQAGEWLLQKQILDYGDWTVKNHQGKPGAWAFEFDNRFYPDVDDSAVVVMALDVAKLPNEKLKQAAIARALNWIASMQCKLGGWAAFDLDNDQDWLNSVPYGDLKAMIDPNTADVTARVLEMLGACNLTIDTANLERALAYLLGEQETEGCWFGRWGVNYIYGTSGVLSALALIEPQRHHVSIERGANWLIKCQNSDGGWGETCRSYDDRSLKGQGRSTASQTAWALIGLIAAGEAIGKLPLEVIERGISYLLTTQQPDGTWYEADFTGTGFPSHFYLKYHFYQQYFPLIALGRYQILQLRSPS
- a CDS encoding Rieske (2Fe-2S) protein; this translates as MNWIKVLSQDELPLNERKVVKVEQHNILLLNHNNQIYAVENSCPHMKLPMKKGKITEDGAIICPFHRSAFDLSTGNVKEWSTFPPGIGKVLGVISQEKPLPVFPTRLQEGSIWVEL
- a CDS encoding actin-binding WH2 domain-containing protein; protein product: MLEKKSYKIRHFHVLISLLRDRQGFLEEIRQEIRLQNKISSLFVSSSIFFALYGIIIGASHSWAQALSGAIKLPAFYLLTLIICFPTLFFFSVLFGSRSSIQQHFAVLLTSVSVISVLLFSLAPVTLFFLITTPDSYQFFKLLNVLIFAITGIFGVKFLYEGMQLLSQQEEVGKKTRTTILRSWLLLYGFVGMQLGWFLRPFFGAPGSKFELFRAVKGNFYLDIVAAISEILGFH
- a CDS encoding actin-binding WH2 domain-containing protein produces the protein MMERKSVGIKYFAVLIGLLRDRQGFLEEIRQDIRLPNKIISLLVCSSLFIAIYGGIIGAYHSWMQALASAIKLPALYLITLLICLPTLYFANIIFGSKRTFSQHFALVLTAVSVTSVLLFSFAPITLFFLITTNNYQFLILLNVFIFALTGFIGISALYQATNLVLEQEDEGSKTRKKILQFWLFLYAFVGSQLGWTLRPFFGTPGSVFELFREREGNFYLSVIQAITYLLGFRS
- a CDS encoding NAD(P)/FAD-dependent oxidoreductase, with the translated sequence MSSSLTQKILSQLPGDVLGGLHQGNRLLTSIRENTAPVPTVIQASQQPLDSVEWDVIICGGTLGILIGCALAVQGLRVALMEKGILQGREQEWNISRQELEVFLELNLLTDTELQQAIATQYNPARVSFNNNTEVWVEDVLNIGVDPVYLLATLKNKFLAAGGELLEKTPFAEAVIHPNGVIVNNQFTGELLIDAMGHFSPITRQARQGKQPDALCLVVGSCAQGFPENNSGDLLLSFTSLQNQCQYFWEAFPARDGRTTYLFTYMDAHPQRLSLAELFEEYLCLLPEYQGVELSQLHFQRALFGFFPTYRQSPLKTPWNRILPVGDSSGSQSPLSFGGFGAMVRHLKRLTLGIQEALETNQVSTKALALLQPYQPSLTVTWLFQKAMSVGVNQKIDPDQINQLLAAVFAEMQQLGTPVLKPFLQDVVQFSPLTQTLLKTGFSHPGLVTKIIPQVGLASLLDWMVHYGNLSIYTALFWLSPMLETWIKNQPKEQQYYWHRLIDAWKFGSGCDYVDET